One Thalassoglobus sp. JC818 genomic region harbors:
- a CDS encoding VWA domain-containing protein, translated as MPSFEYSKFDGSKKFSPQSADQLFDKFSEFLMDYGDAVLESLNDWEDENPDVVEALIKQGYVSKDRDGTFSVTPKGLKRVENKALEALFQIQNKDKLGRHETEFRGPGQMKTEESKPYEYGDPVSNLNMHETLKNAIYRQGGGSPVSIHEEDLEIFDTEYQTSCATVVLIDMSGSMMRYGKYAAAKRVAMALQGLVRSRYQSDFLQIVGFYTYATAMTERDLLNSAPKQVSIFDPYVSMRIPLDQPPQFVPEHFTNIQAGLQFARRILKRQPAQNQQIICITDGEPTAHIEGREIVLLYPPAEKTARHTLNEVKRCASDGIQISSFALIEDYFYHGLVNFVEQMAIVSKGICATCNAQDMGNMVINSFVKGRKTKARV; from the coding sequence ATGCCATCGTTTGAGTATTCAAAATTTGACGGTTCAAAGAAGTTTTCTCCGCAGTCGGCAGATCAGCTCTTTGACAAATTCTCCGAGTTCCTCATGGACTACGGAGACGCCGTTCTCGAATCCCTGAATGACTGGGAAGATGAGAATCCCGACGTCGTCGAGGCATTAATCAAGCAGGGATACGTCTCGAAAGATCGGGATGGCACGTTCTCAGTCACTCCGAAGGGCCTGAAACGAGTTGAGAACAAGGCACTCGAAGCTCTCTTTCAGATTCAGAACAAAGACAAACTCGGTCGGCACGAAACAGAGTTTCGTGGGCCCGGTCAGATGAAAACTGAGGAATCCAAACCGTACGAGTACGGTGACCCAGTTTCGAATCTGAACATGCACGAAACGTTGAAGAACGCCATTTACCGTCAGGGAGGAGGGTCGCCCGTCTCGATTCACGAAGAAGATCTTGAGATCTTCGATACGGAGTACCAAACATCATGTGCGACCGTTGTGCTCATCGACATGTCGGGCAGCATGATGCGATATGGAAAATATGCAGCTGCCAAGCGTGTGGCCATGGCCCTCCAAGGACTGGTTCGATCCCGGTATCAGTCCGACTTCCTGCAAATTGTCGGCTTCTACACCTATGCCACTGCGATGACCGAGCGGGATCTTCTCAACTCCGCGCCGAAGCAGGTGAGCATTTTCGATCCCTACGTCAGCATGCGAATCCCGCTCGATCAACCGCCTCAATTCGTTCCAGAACACTTCACCAACATTCAGGCAGGTTTGCAGTTTGCTCGACGAATTCTCAAACGCCAACCAGCACAGAATCAGCAAATCATTTGCATCACAGATGGTGAGCCGACAGCCCACATCGAGGGGCGTGAAATCGTGCTGCTCTATCCGCCAGCGGAGAAAACAGCACGCCACACATTGAACGAAGTCAAACGATGTGCAAGCGACGGAATTCAGATTTCAAGCTTTGCGTTGATCGAAGACTATTTTTACCACGGCCTGGTCAACTTTGTGGAACAGATGGCGATCGTTTCCAAAGGCATCTGCGCAACCTGCAATGCTCAGGACATGGGGAACATGGTGATCAACAGCTTCGTCAAAGGCCGCAAAACGAAGGCGCGAGTCTGA
- a CDS encoding UbiD family decarboxylase, protein MGYRNLKDCVVDLEKHGHLVRISTPIDPHLEAAEIQRRVYQAGGPALLFENVQGCQFPMLSNLYGTIERTRFLFRDTLDLVKRLVEIKIDPAVAMKNPLRYGRAFPVAWAMQPKYVSNGPLAQNQTSLDQLPQLVSWPDDGGPFVTLPAVYSEHPAHPGWQKSNLGMYRIQMAGNDYTPNREVGVHYQIHRSIGVHHSAAIRRGEQLKVNILIGGPPALPLSAVMPLPEGLSELTFAGALGGRRVRMIRRKDHLPLIAEADFCISGTIDPQRLKQEGPFGDHLGYYSLRHDFPVLKVERVYHRTGAIWPFTVVGRPPQEDTSFGEIIHEITGPAIPSVLPGVKQVHAVDAAGVHPLLLAIGSERYVPYAEERIPQEILTQANAILGQGQLSLAKYLFIAAEEDAPDLNLHDIDKFFHHMLERVDWRRDLHFQTKTTIDTLDYSGDGFNAGSKVVVAAAGKPVRELSREIPESLRLPFGFSTPKVALPGVLAVQAPRCERADDHVLKAFCDQLSAGDPINRFPLCVLVDDSEFTARSLNNFLWTVFTRSNPAADIDGIESFIENKHWGCRGSLVIDARIKPKHAPPLTEDPKVTAKVDALAQQGGPLHGIL, encoded by the coding sequence ATGGGTTACCGAAATCTTAAAGACTGCGTCGTCGATCTCGAAAAACACGGACATCTGGTTCGTATCTCGACACCCATTGATCCGCATCTCGAAGCTGCCGAAATCCAGCGGCGTGTCTATCAGGCGGGCGGACCGGCACTGCTGTTTGAGAATGTCCAGGGATGTCAGTTTCCGATGCTCAGCAATCTGTACGGCACGATTGAGCGAACACGGTTTCTGTTTCGCGACACACTCGATCTCGTGAAACGTCTTGTCGAAATCAAGATCGACCCAGCCGTCGCGATGAAAAATCCACTGAGGTACGGGCGAGCTTTTCCCGTCGCGTGGGCGATGCAGCCCAAGTACGTTTCGAACGGTCCACTGGCGCAGAATCAGACATCTCTCGATCAACTTCCGCAACTCGTGAGTTGGCCCGACGATGGAGGACCGTTCGTCACACTGCCGGCGGTTTACTCGGAACATCCCGCTCATCCGGGGTGGCAGAAATCGAACTTGGGAATGTACCGAATCCAGATGGCTGGAAACGATTACACGCCAAATCGCGAAGTGGGTGTTCACTACCAGATACATCGAAGTATTGGCGTTCACCACTCCGCTGCAATTCGTCGCGGTGAACAATTAAAGGTGAACATTCTCATCGGCGGACCACCGGCTCTTCCATTGTCGGCGGTCATGCCACTTCCGGAAGGACTTTCTGAATTGACGTTTGCGGGAGCACTCGGCGGTCGTCGCGTTCGAATGATTCGCAGGAAAGATCATCTTCCACTGATTGCTGAGGCGGACTTTTGTATTTCGGGAACCATCGATCCGCAGCGACTGAAACAGGAAGGGCCGTTCGGAGACCACCTCGGCTATTACAGCTTGCGACATGACTTTCCAGTTTTGAAAGTCGAACGCGTCTACCATCGGACCGGGGCAATCTGGCCGTTCACGGTCGTCGGTCGACCGCCGCAAGAGGACACCTCATTCGGAGAAATTATTCACGAGATCACCGGCCCAGCAATTCCATCGGTCTTGCCCGGAGTGAAGCAAGTCCACGCGGTCGATGCTGCGGGTGTGCATCCATTGCTTCTGGCCATCGGAAGCGAACGGTATGTCCCTTACGCTGAAGAGCGAATCCCTCAAGAGATTTTGACTCAAGCGAATGCAATCCTTGGACAGGGACAACTTTCGCTGGCCAAATACCTGTTCATCGCTGCTGAGGAAGATGCGCCGGATCTGAACCTGCACGACATCGACAAGTTTTTCCATCACATGCTGGAGCGAGTTGATTGGCGTCGCGACTTGCATTTTCAGACAAAGACCACGATCGACACACTCGACTATTCCGGAGATGGTTTCAACGCCGGCTCGAAAGTCGTCGTCGCGGCGGCGGGAAAGCCTGTGCGGGAGCTTTCGCGAGAGATTCCGGAGTCGCTTCGACTCCCATTCGGATTTTCGACACCGAAGGTCGCGCTTCCCGGAGTTCTGGCAGTCCAAGCTCCAAGGTGCGAAAGAGCTGACGATCACGTTCTAAAAGCGTTTTGTGATCAGCTTTCGGCTGGCGACCCCATCAACCGATTTCCGCTGTGCGTCCTGGTCGACGATTCAGAATTCACTGCCCGGTCGCTCAACAATTTTCTGTGGACCGTATTCACTCGGTCGAACCCGGCAGCTGACATCGATGGCATTGAGAGCTTCATCGAGAATAAGCACTGGGGCTGTCGCGGGTCTCTGGTGATCGATGCCCGAATAAAGCCAAAGCACGCCCCGCCGCTGACTGAGGACCCTAAAGTTACAGCCAAAGTCGATGCTTTGGCTCAGCAGGGTGGACCACTGCACGGAATCCTCTAA
- a CDS encoding translocase encodes MNRKTLKSQTLHGSGVALFDRLAHWRKQARLIIRKSESLQNRTSQELATLAREMKWKARSGVSLAQILPDAFALTIEASHRALGKRHYEVQVMGAQAIFEGHIAEMQTGEGKTLTAVLPVALRAFVGKGVHVVTANDYLAARDAEEMGRVYEQLGLTTGCVTQEKSDSERLEMYARDITYGTASEMGFDFLRDRIKKGADSGLISNRKIFTEESESSMPVQRGHYFAMIDEADSILIDEARTPLIIGVQEKNKDAVISLYRWCRTAIKRLEINSDYLFDQQKRTVFLTESGCRHVTLMSKPVLLDTIDTEQIYQHIEKALTAELAFEKDRDYVIDDGEIVIVDEGTGRKMDGRKWQEGLHQAVEAKERLDLTESTGAAARITIQALFRHYEHLAGMTGTALQARSEFKRVYDLKVSVIPTNRPCIRTGSPTRVFVDQASKFNAVLAEVKTYIVGGRAVLIGTPSVEASHALSVKMKEENLTHTVLNALYHEQEAEIVKQAGQRARITIATNMAGRGTDILLSEEVRKAGGLHVIATEMHSSKRIDRQLIGRSARQGDPGSYQFFLSLDDELLRVMKPSQLQSFRRRANPNSIGELSSSWVRRFESLQENLEKRHVLLRKQLLKFDKDQKKKFRQMGLDPYLEVAET; translated from the coding sequence GTGAATCGAAAAACGCTCAAGTCGCAGACACTGCACGGATCGGGAGTTGCTTTGTTCGACCGCCTCGCCCATTGGAGAAAACAAGCCCGGCTGATTATCAGAAAGTCTGAATCGCTCCAGAATCGCACTTCTCAAGAACTGGCAACTCTGGCTCGTGAGATGAAGTGGAAGGCACGGTCGGGAGTGTCGCTTGCTCAGATCCTCCCGGATGCATTTGCGCTCACGATTGAAGCATCCCATCGCGCTCTCGGCAAACGCCACTACGAAGTTCAGGTGATGGGAGCCCAGGCGATTTTCGAAGGGCACATTGCCGAAATGCAAACCGGTGAAGGAAAAACGCTCACCGCGGTCCTGCCTGTCGCATTGCGTGCGTTTGTCGGGAAGGGAGTTCATGTTGTCACAGCAAACGACTATCTCGCCGCTCGTGACGCTGAGGAAATGGGGCGAGTCTACGAACAGCTGGGACTGACGACCGGTTGCGTCACACAAGAAAAGAGCGATTCTGAACGCCTCGAAATGTATGCTCGCGACATCACATACGGGACCGCCAGCGAGATGGGATTCGATTTTCTTCGAGATCGAATCAAAAAGGGTGCTGACTCCGGATTGATATCCAATCGAAAGATCTTCACCGAAGAGAGCGAATCTTCCATGCCGGTTCAGCGCGGCCACTACTTCGCGATGATCGACGAAGCGGACAGCATCTTGATTGACGAAGCAAGGACTCCATTGATCATCGGAGTTCAGGAGAAAAACAAAGACGCCGTCATCAGCCTTTATCGATGGTGCCGCACAGCGATCAAGCGTCTTGAAATCAACAGCGACTATCTATTCGATCAACAAAAACGAACTGTCTTCCTTACAGAATCCGGATGCCGCCACGTCACGCTCATGTCCAAACCCGTGCTGTTGGACACGATTGATACCGAGCAGATTTACCAGCACATCGAGAAAGCACTCACTGCGGAACTCGCCTTCGAGAAAGACCGCGACTACGTCATCGATGATGGAGAGATCGTCATTGTCGATGAAGGAACCGGTCGCAAGATGGATGGACGCAAGTGGCAGGAAGGTCTGCATCAAGCAGTCGAAGCGAAAGAGCGACTCGATCTGACAGAGTCGACCGGCGCAGCAGCTCGAATTACGATTCAGGCACTGTTTCGTCACTACGAACATCTGGCAGGCATGACAGGCACAGCGTTGCAGGCGCGAAGCGAATTCAAACGCGTTTATGATCTCAAGGTCTCTGTGATTCCAACGAACCGTCCGTGTATCCGGACCGGGAGCCCAACCCGAGTCTTTGTTGATCAAGCGTCAAAATTCAATGCCGTCCTGGCGGAAGTCAAAACGTACATCGTGGGTGGTCGTGCCGTCTTGATCGGAACTCCATCCGTCGAAGCGTCCCACGCACTTTCGGTCAAGATGAAAGAAGAGAACCTAACTCACACAGTTCTCAATGCGCTCTACCACGAACAGGAAGCGGAGATCGTCAAACAGGCAGGGCAGCGCGCCAGAATTACCATCGCGACGAATATGGCAGGCCGCGGAACGGACATCCTTCTCTCGGAAGAAGTTCGCAAAGCTGGCGGACTGCATGTGATCGCGACAGAAATGCACAGTTCCAAACGGATTGACCGCCAGTTGATTGGACGATCCGCCAGACAGGGCGATCCGGGAAGCTATCAGTTCTTTCTCTCACTCGACGACGAATTGTTGCGAGTTATGAAGCCATCGCAGCTGCAGTCTTTTCGACGCAGAGCGAATCCGAATTCCATCGGAGAGCTCTCCTCAAGCTGGGTTCGCCGGTTTGAATCTCTGCAAGAGAATCTGGAGAAGAGACATGTTCTGCTGAGGAAACAGCTGCTGAAGTTTGACAAAGATCAGAAGAAGAAGTTTCGGCAAATGGGACTCGACCCGTATCTTGAAGTCGCTGAAACTTAG
- a CDS encoding polysaccharide biosynthesis/export family protein, with protein sequence MMSLPEYRVAPPDVLIIEAIDNIRHPDSLLMPGDTVFLQVAYGLPWEILTQTDSIDEVRAVIDVERSFKDINGNFLIDFEGNVDLGPFYGTVKVAGLSKEDAKKLIKDHLVASNDLAEPKVSLQLIDINAKQPVGGEHLIRPDGTVSLGSYGSVYVSGMTVDEIRMVVEAFLKPHLNQPQVNVDVLAYNSKSYYVITDGGGYGEQVIRLPATGNETVLDAVAQIEGLSQVSSKNIWVARPAPAGMGVAQILPVNWREIAAEGVTATNYQLMPGDRIYIQADRLIKLDNTFAKIISPVERVFGVILLGDSTWDSFYQIGNQGGGGF encoded by the coding sequence ATGATGTCGCTGCCAGAATACCGCGTCGCTCCACCGGACGTTTTGATCATCGAGGCGATCGACAACATTCGGCACCCCGACAGCTTGTTAATGCCGGGCGATACCGTCTTCCTGCAGGTCGCTTACGGTCTTCCCTGGGAGATCCTGACCCAGACGGACTCGATCGACGAAGTTCGCGCTGTCATTGATGTTGAACGCTCGTTCAAAGACATCAATGGGAACTTCCTGATCGACTTCGAAGGAAATGTCGACCTTGGACCGTTCTACGGAACCGTCAAGGTGGCCGGTCTGAGTAAAGAAGACGCCAAGAAGTTGATCAAAGACCATCTTGTTGCATCCAACGATCTGGCAGAGCCGAAGGTGAGCCTGCAACTGATCGATATCAACGCCAAACAACCTGTCGGCGGGGAACATCTGATTCGTCCCGACGGAACTGTCTCGCTGGGATCGTACGGAAGCGTGTACGTCTCCGGGATGACTGTCGACGAAATTCGAATGGTGGTTGAAGCGTTCCTGAAACCGCACCTGAATCAACCGCAAGTGAACGTGGATGTTCTCGCGTACAACAGCAAGAGCTACTACGTGATCACCGACGGTGGCGGTTATGGTGAGCAGGTGATTCGACTGCCTGCGACCGGAAACGAAACAGTTCTCGATGCGGTTGCTCAGATTGAAGGACTCTCTCAGGTGTCGTCCAAGAACATCTGGGTCGCACGTCCAGCTCCTGCAGGGATGGGAGTCGCACAAATTCTCCCGGTGAACTGGCGTGAAATTGCTGCCGAGGGTGTGACCGCAACCAACTACCAGCTGATGCCGGGTGACCGGATTTACATTCAGGCCGACCGCCTGATCAAGCTGGACAACACATTCGCGAAGATCATCTCTCCAGTGGAACGTGTCTTCGGTGTGATTCTCCTCGGGGATTCAACATGGGATTCGTTCTACCAGATTGGCAACCAGGGAGGCGGCGGGTTCTAG